In the Balearica regulorum gibbericeps isolate bBalReg1 chromosome 3, bBalReg1.pri, whole genome shotgun sequence genome, TGATAGAATTATCAGAGATGCATGAGGCTTCAGTTCTAACTTAGCATAGGCACCAAGGCTGAAAGATTACTAAGGCAAAATGGACCTGTTCTCTTTGATTAGCTCTGATTTGCTACTCTGATGGCATATATCAATGTTAAAAGAAGGCCACTAAGCTTTTCTTTGTACTGCATTGGAAATGACACATtgcaagaggaggaaaacttCCATTCAAAATTGCAGAATCAGTgatgaagtaaaattaaaaagaaagatcaaagaTAGAAAgtaggaagaggaagaaagaggcaaGGTACAGTATGGCTGCAAAGAcatcattaatttcattttaatgaatcTCGGACCACTCAGGAAGGGGAGGGTAGCTCTTTGTGTACTGGGCGAGAAAGAACAGCCTTTTGCCACTGCACTGAGATTTCCTTTGAACATAGTCTCTTACCAAAATGAAGGACTGCACTCTGCTTCATATTTCACAGAATTAGAAAAGACCAAGCTATTTTCTGACTCCCTGCATCCTGCTTATGTAACTTGCAGATGACGGCTATGCAACCTCTGGCTGAGCCCTGGAAAATTTTCTTGTCAGTGACTCAGGTGCTTGGCAAACAGGCTGGCACAGCAGGCTTGGAGATGACATTGCAGTTAGAGGCACTCCCTGGGTACCAGAGCCCAATTCAAGGTCCCTTTATGGAGGATCTTCATAGAAGAAGGTGATCATCCTGGTCACGTCATTGCCAAGACTCTCTGTGCTGATGCTATATTATGTGCAAGTAGAAAGCATCCCCCTTGATTGCATtagagcagaagaaaaccatAGCCCTAACTGTTACCCAGAGATGTGGGTcagcaaggaaggagaagagctaGCCAAGAACGAGTCCTTGGcctttacataaataaaaattcctgcAGGATGTGGGGAGAACGTAGTGCAGCTGGGTTGCAAAAATGGGACTTCATGGGGAAGCACAAGGTCCTCTTTTGCAGGCCCCATTCCCAAATTCTATTCAGTCAACGTTGGTTTGGAGGTACTAGATGTGGCTGAAAGCTGGAGGACAGGACTGCGCATTGTGCTATAGGAGTAAAATTGAGAACAATTAAAAGGGAAGGATTAGACCTAGGGATGAAGGGAAAAACAGAGGCAGAACTGCTTCAGCTGCAAACTAGACCTCCCTGTGGGTGAGCtctcatctccagcagcagcagatcccAATTTCCACCTCTTTGGAAATGTGACTGAGATGAGCCAGGAGATCTGTACCACCAAGTAGGTTCAGTCACTGCAGAGGGTTGAGGCTGGGACAACTGTGAGATCCCCAAATATAGCCCATCTTATATGAATCTATGCAGCAAGCCCCCCTGGTAGTCTAGCTAAGTTTAAAGCAGTACTTAGCTCACCCCTGCACAGAGCCTGTTTGCCAGACTGCAGTgagaggagacaaaaaaagatgtTGCCACAGGGATGACCTGGTAACTAATGAATTTCATTGATCTTGTACTTGCAGGAGAGAGCAATGTACCCTCTGCAGTTCCTGTGAGCTTTTCTGCTGGAGGCACTGAGAGAGCAAACATGAGATGTTATCCAAAAGCAGGGCTGTGTGAGCCCACTGAACCTAACAATTCTGCGCTCTCATGGATGTATGAACACGTTAGTGCCGAAGATACCAGCATCAGGAAATCTCTTCATGGCTTCTACAAAATGTATTGCAAAAAATGGCCAGACAGATCAGATCCCACCTACGAGGCTGCATCACGATGTCTGTCGCAGAAGATTTCAGAGCTAGCAAACCAGGATGGAACAAAATACGCATCGCGTTGCCTGCAAATGGCCCAGGTGGTCTTGAACAGAGATGGATGTAAGATCTTTCCAAACCACCCCACTACTGCTTGTTTTTCAAAGCCAGCTGAAGAAGTCATGttggaagacagaaagagaacaCCCGGACTCTCAGATGACATCCTGCAATTCCTCTTGAAACAAACACGTACAGAACATAGCCCTGACGTGTCACATGAGAAATGAGCAAGACACTGGTTTGTTTCTGTCGTTGGAGCTTTGCTTTCACGCTAAAAAGAGGcaactttctttgaaaagtcCTCTTGGTGGTCCTCTTAGCACCACCTTCAACACCATGTGTTCCATGGAGGGATTCATCTGGAGCAGACCTTGCCACCTTGCCTCTATAGGGCAGCATCACATAAGGAGCGTGGTCTCCCTGTAACTGCTTGGGATGTGTTGACTAATCGGAGTGGGTGTCTGTTTTGGGACATCAAACATGATGATTTCTATGTACCAGGCTTTTAAATTGACTTATATCCCTACTCCAGCTGAACAGTGGCACAGCCCAAATTCAGCCCCTGTGTAGGCATGGATGTCCAAGTGCTGTTGACTATAACAGAGTGATTGAACAAGCTTGGCACAGTGTGCCCCAGACCTAGGGAGGAAACTTAAGATTTTGTTCTGAACTTGACTGATACTGTAACACCTATGTGTAACACCTGTCAGGGGTGCCTGATAGCTGTGTGTGTTTACCTACAGACATATGATCCCACCAATCATGATTGCAGTGCAGGTGAgctttttcaacagaaaaagtgtttgtgtgcatgagagagagaagaaatacagcTTCTGATtgggtgggtgttttttttttttaacagaagggataaaaaaagagaaggaaaagctttatCGCCTCAGTGATGTTTCTAACACTTCAAATGCACCAGCTGAGCAAACTGGGGATTTTTTCCTATGTGTATGAGCTGTTTTAAGAACAAGCTGAAATAGATTAATGAGTAAGGGCTCTGCAGAAGCATCCATAGAGAAGCTGCAGAGTTGGTGCCAGCTGCTCTGGTAGCTGCCTGCTGTAAGATGCACAGTATCTAGGAAAAGCAGAGCTCACATCTCTGCATGCCCAAGACTGCGGGTTGCTTTGTTGATTCTGTAGGGGCAATGCTGTTTTCTCTAGCTCTCTCTCTATCCAGTAGTCCCTGTTGATTTCTGCTATCTTGGGGTCTGAGCCCAGAGCTTTCACAAAGAGGAAGCCAATGCTTATTGCTTGAGTACACTCCATCATCTTTGTTAGCACTGCACAAGACCTTGTGATTACTTTACTGGTGTGTTGATGTATGAAGTAAAATGTTCTGTGAGATGTTTGAACCATGGAAGTGGTTGCTCTCCAGCAAAGATCATCTGGCATTGGTTGGTTACAGCAAAGGTTTAATTCTTCTGaaaagctctgctgctgtttataCCCAGAACTTTCTTGCCCTGGTTTTATTTGGCAAGATCACCACTAGCTACAGTGGGAACTGGCCCAATGCACTCACTGGTTGCCCAGCTTGAGTTGTGGTGATTATCACTTGCCCTATGACATTAAGAGGTGACCTGAAGGACTAATTCCCAGTAGTTTGTTTAGGTTACTGCTACCTATAGGGAATTTGAAGTGCTCTGGGTCTGATGCATCGCTAGGAATTTGGCAGGCATAATTCTCCTTTGCTTTGTGCTTGTGGAAACTGGGGGTGAATCCCAAGGAAAATAGCTGCATGAGAGATGCAGGACTGGGCTCCCACTGCTGAAGCTGTGGTGGGAAGGGGGTTGCTGTCACACGGGGCTGCAATTCAGGCCCCTCTGCTGTGCGTGTGGAAGCCCTTTGAAGTGGTCAACCAGGAGCAAGCAGAGCTTCCAATCCCTCTTTGGACAGGTTGTCAGTcattaaaactgtgttttacTGTCTGTAATTATAAATGTTCTGTTCTTCAATGATGTATCAGGCTCTAAAAGAGACACATGGGTTGGAGAAGATAGTTATGTGGTAGTCCTTACCAGGGTTGCCAGGCCCACTGTTTTGatgtaatttttgctttgtttcacagCTTGCTTGGAGAGCTTGCAAGTCAAAGAAACCtagaaaaattctgaattttgtcTTCTCCAAACTTTTGttagattttcattaaaatgtagaataaaactaattattttatggcagattttcatattttaggCGCTTACAGAAACAGAGCAGTGCTTAGCTGGATAAACTGGGCTCCaaaattccattaatttttaatgataaaaaacCAAGCTAAAAGTTTAGGGGAGGCTGACAGTCTTGCCAGACACCTAACTGGTGTTAGGAGCCAAAACATGATAGAGTTTAGAATACCTGATCACTCCTGCTGTGAAATGAACAGCTCCATTTCTGGAGAAACACTTAATTTATAAGGTGTTTCACTGGGATCTTCTAGTTCAATCACTTTTATTAAGTTAAACAAGACTGCAGCACAGAGAATAACACTCATCACTCCTTTTCCCACTCActgctaattaatttttttacaaaccTGTGCTGGAACCTGCTATGTATATTTCCAAGTCTTCTGAAACCATTACTTATTTCCTTGATAAACATCTCTCCTTGATTTCTTCAAGACACAGGGAGATGAATGCATTCCTCCCCTTTGCCAGGTGTTACAAGTAGGACTCAACCAATTGCTTAGAACACCCTGTACTATGCCAATCCTATTTGGCATTTTATGATGCTGCATAGAAAAACTGTACTAACAAGTATTACCTCTGGTGAGCAATAGCACATGGGGCCTAAACTTAGGTCTGTTTGAATTTCTTAAGCTGACTGGCAGTTATAACTAAGATATGTTGCTTCGAATTAACtaaattgggttttttttcctcttgtttttgtGGACTTCTCTCACAGGCAGAAGGGAATCTGCCTGTGTTCTCGATCCACTAAACTGCCCTTTCACAGACTACTTCACTCCCTTCTTGCAATGGAGTCTTCAGAAAGGTGGAAACAGCTTTCAAGAAGCCATCAGCTTAAAATGTGTAGGGCTGCCACGATCCTCTGTCAAACCAGTCCTCAGCATTGCAGAGTGGGACAGCTGTGTAACAACTCCAATGTGCCTCCCACCACTGCAAACACAGCCACGGCTGCATGGTCTTCTGCTGTCAGTTGTAGAGGCATGAACTtggccagagctgctgcccccACAAACAACAGTGTCCAGCCAGTgatgggagagaggaggaggacagacCCCAGGAACAGTGAGAACACAGGGAGGAAAGGGGATTTGtcgcgggggcggggggggggggggggcggaactGCCCCAGGAGCACTGGTGGGTGAGTACCTTCCTCGTGTTGAGCTTTTGggcagctgctctcctggaTGCTGGGTCGCCGAAGAGAGCTGCTCCGATGAGTCCGGAGACGTGGGCGCGCAGGGAGTTTTGCTGACCTTCCAGAGGCATGGAAGCGCCAGGAGCGCGGAAGGGACCCGCCACGAGGCGGAAGCTCTCGCGGGAACCGCTGACGAGACCTGGGCGTTGCCAGAGCAACGGTGCCCACCCCCCCACGCCataaaaagcagcctagggAACGCTGATGACCCGGAGCGCGGTGCGGCAGTTGCGCTGGAGGGTGCACATGGAGACCTTAGTCACTCTACCCGCTCAAGAGGTGACTCCATTGGTAGTCATCACCTCCTCGGAAGGAGTTTAGCCATGGCACTCACTCAGCAGAAAGCTTTAACCTGTTCTTGCCAGAAGGCATGTGGCaacccagacagagctgccacgaaaacatgcagccacccagctctcaggctgcagggagtgtcaGAGCCTATCACTGATAGCGGATGGCAGTAGTGAGATTGGCTgtgtgaggtgtgaccaggtggatgatctgctcagcctggtggcagaactaCATGTAGAAGTGGAAAGattaaggagcatcagagaggctgagaaagagatagactggtggagccaagctctgccctccctgagacagaaacagggacaacCAACAGACAAAAACCAaggtgaaggggaccctgtatcctccccttgtCAGGCAGAAGGCAGTAGCCTAAAAGGGAGAAGTAAATGGAAGGAAGTCCACACCTGGTGTGGCAGGCAAACTTACTCTCGTTGCCCACCTCGCCTTCCCAAGTgcccctgtgcaacaggtacgaggctctggctgtggaaggccactcaaaGGAGGATATGGATGATAGCTGAGCTACACCAGAGGTAGCACCAAGGCCAGAAAGGCCTCCACCCCATATCATGACCACccccacaaagaagaaaaggtgggtTATAGTTGTAtgggactcccttctgaagggtacagtgggcccaatatgcagggcagaccctcccctcagagaagtctgctgcctccccggggcccaTGTCAAGGACATTACGAGGAAACCCCCCAGCCTGGTATGGCCCTCTGACTACTACCCACTACTGTttctccatgtgggtggggacaAAGCTGAGACACataatgcaaaagcaatcaaaagggacttcagggtCTTGGGACAATCACTGAAGGGATTTGGAgcacaggtatttttttcctccctcgTTCCAGTTGAGGGCAGTAACAttgggaggaacaggcggaCAGAGTCCATAAACACATGACTCCGTGGCTAGTGTCATTGCCAcaactttggttttttttacaatgggatggcctacacaGAACCAGACTTGATGAGCTCTGATaggattcacctctctcaaaggggaaaaaggatctttgcccaggaactagtggggctcatcgacagagctttaaactaggcaGGGAGGGGGATGGCCACATCTCACACATTGCAGCATGcttgaagcctagaggagacaagccaggggctccagaggcaacaggaaccaacagggaaacactgggaaaataTGTCAAAGGAgctccagccagtaagtcagcctcatcgagggcacaactgaaatgcctttgtGCAAACACACGGAGCAtgggaacaaacaagaggagctggagacatgcacacctgcagggctatcaccttattggcatcacagagaagtggtgggatagctcctatgactggagtgttgggatggaagggtacaggctctttaggaaggacaggcagggcagatgaggagggggtgtcaccctttatgtcaatgaccagctggagtgcatggagctccacctggggctggatgaggagcccactgagagcctatgggtcaggattaaagggagggcaggggcaaGACACATCATAGCAGgagtctgctacaggccacctgaccagagAGACtaagcagatgaggccctctgtAGACAGAtgggagcagcctcatgttcacaagccctggtccttatgggggaaTTCAATCACcccgatatctgttggaggggcaacgcagcagggcacaagcaatccaggaagttcctggaatgcattgatgataacttcctcctccaggtgatagaggagccaatgaggagaggtgccatgctggaccttgttctcaccaacaaggaggggctggtaaGGGATGTGAACCTCAAGGGAAGCCTTGGGcagcagtgaccacaaaatggtggagttcaagattctcagggcagtgaggagggcacacagcaagctcattACCCTGGCCTTCAGCAGAACAGACTTcggcctcttcagggatctgcttggtagagtgccatgggacaaagccctggaggaagaggagctcaagtcagctggctaatattcaaggatcacttcctccaagctcaggaacgatgcatcccaacaaagaggacgtcaggcaaaaacaccaagaggcctgGATgaatgaacaaggagctccttggcaaagccaaacaaaaaaaggaagcctacagagggtggaagcaagggcaagTAGCCAgaaaggaatacagagaaactgtctgagcagccagggatcaggtgaagaaagctaaagccctgatagaattaaatatTGCCAGGGATGTTTCTATgggtatgtcagtgataaaaggaagactagggaaaatgtgggtcccctctggaatgaaacaggcaacctggttacccaggatatggagaaggctgaggtactcaacaacttttttgcctcagtctttactggCATGGACTGAAGTCCATGGGACCtcatgagatgcatccatgggtcctgagggaactggtggatgaagtggccaagccactctccatcatatttgagaagtcctggcagtccagcaaagttcccactgactggaaaaggggaaacataacccccatttttaagaagggaaaaaaggaagacccagggaactacaggccagtcagtctcacatttgtgcctggcaagatcatggagtagatcctcctggaaactatgctctggcacatggaaaataaggaggtgattgatgacagccaacatggcttcactaagggcaaatcatgcctaacaaatttggtgaccttctatggtggggttacagcattggtggacatgggaagagtgacagacgttatctacctggacttgtgcaaagcatttgaggctgtcctgcatgacatccttgtctctaaattggagagacatggatttgatcgatggaccactcggtggataagcaattggctggatggtggcactcaaagagttgtggtcagcagctcaatgtccaagtggagaacagtgatgagtggccttccagtacctaaagggggcctacaggaaaggcagggagggactgtttatcagggagtgtagtgacaggacaaggggtaatgggttcaagctgaaggagtgttgatttagattagatgttagaaggaaattctttagcgttagagtggtgaggcactggaacaggttgcccagagaggttgtggaggccccactcctggaagtgtttaagaccaggttggatgacGCTTTGGGCAtcgtggtctagtggagggtgtccctgcccatggcagggggcttggaacaagatgatctttgaggtcccttccaacccaaaccattctatgattctatggtacTAATGAGATCCCTGGCAGagttttccctttaaaatgaaaCGGATCTCTCAGAGCCCAAAGAGCCTGATGTGAGTCAGCAACAGAGCAATGAACACAGCCACCTAAGGTCTTCCCTTGGAGGCCTCCTATCTCCTGGCTCCGTGGCTTCTTTGCTGCTTTACTCCCTCTGCCAGGAAGATGTGTGCCTTTGTGCATGTTTTCCACCCATTGGATTGACACTGAAGGAGTGGTTTGCTGTGGTGATGTTGCTTGCTGACTGGGGAAGCTATTCATTCTCCAGTGTGGACATGTTCAAGGAAGCATGgagagcaagaggaaagaatGTACAGAAGGTGACAGCATATaggcaaagaagaaagaggaaaggacagTTGGGATTGACATCAAGGTTCCTAGCTAATGCAGTTACTCTAGTACAGCCACACCAGATTTAGCATATGAtcttcagcatttcagtttgGAGATAGCTCTTACCCTGCTAGCCCAGCTGCTGAGACCTCTCATCTGTTCCGTTTCCACACTGGCCAGATCGCAGCAcgggtgtttgtttttcatgcaCGTCAGATTCCTTGCTGCAGTTTCACGTGAGGCTGCTATTCCTGCCTTACTGCCTGTGGCAGATTggcacagctgctgtgctctgcaggtgTTTCCAGCAAAGGCAATGGAAATTTGGCTGTTGACTTTAGCCAGACCAGGAAGAGGCCCTGCTGGCTCAGCTGGCTGCAAACTGTGGCAAAGATCTTTGGACTTGGTGCAACCTCTCTTTGCAAATAGATTTATACTGGGACTATCTAGGTTTAGGTTGCTGTCCTTGAATCATCATGAAACTGTTACATGTGGTTTCTTCCTGGTTCTGCTTCATGtgttgcttgcttgcttttatgGCAGGGGTGTTGTACACATGCTGGAGGGCACACAAAATATTGGAGCAGACCCTCAACTGCTCCCCCAGCTACTCAAGTTAATGgtgctaggggaaaaaaaggagttgaGATGAAGATCCAGCATAATTTCTGTAGTAGTAAATATATCTGCAGGTGCTGGTCTGTCAGAATCCAGAGAAAAGCATCCTGCAGgcaaaaattatggaaaaaggTAATACCAACTGCTTCAACAATAgatacagctggaaaaaacaaatgtgcTCGTGAGTGTGCTGTCAATAATTACAGTAACAGTATGAgcccctccctgccagctcgCATTGCTACAGGTCTGTCACAGCTACAAGGGCATTAATGCTGATGGATGTAGGGAGCTATTGCTAAGGATGTACAGGGAGGAAGATCTTCAATGTGAATCAGATGTTGTTGCTTATAATTTTTTGCCAGTGTTTATGCTGTTCCACACAGTTAAATATGAGTTGCTGTGCAAAACTTTTAACTGCCATTTTAAGGGAAATAACCTCCCAGAAAGAGAGAGCTGGAGAAGTCAGAGGACTGCATCTGAATCTCTTCAGTTGCTGTATTGGGTTTGGTGATGAATTGGTCTGTGCTTTGTGTTAGCTCTAAAACCACCTGGTCTCctattcagatatttttaaaaaaaaaaaaaaaaaaaagccaaacccataCAATTTCCACAAAGAAAGCTGGAGCAAAATATGAGTTTCCTGTTCTTTTAGGAGAGTCCTGCTGTTACTGAGGTTTGAGAAATACCTGCTGGGTTTtgatggaagagaaaagaagccCTAATGGACTATGGTCTGACCCTATATCAGCCCTAGAGCTAGATGTGGTCTTCCTCACCCATAACAAATGTGAGGTATCTGCCTGGAGCCCCTCTTTGGGGCTGTGAGGAGAAAGGGTGCATGCAGGGTTCTCCTCCTGAGGCATGAAAAAAACTGCGTTGCCATCTTTTTATCTGCTCTTCGAATTAGATTTATAAAACATTCAAGGGAATAgctgttgttttgctttaagGGTTTTAAGTGATGGCAGAATGAGCCAATTAGTTTGGAAGGTGTGTGTCCATGCAGGAAGTTAAGCTGGGGTCCTGCTGTGGGGAGATCATGCAGCTTCTCTACACACAGAAGGCCAGAGAGGAGGCGAGGTGTCTCCGGTGAGGTCATGCTTCTGCTTCAGCTCCTCTGGGCTCTTGGGGCCGTATAGCCACTGCCTTTAACATGCACGCTTATTAGAAATTTCTGATGCAGCAAGAAAAGTGATAAGAGGACTCATTACTCTTCAGCCCTTTAGGAAATGAGATGCAAGTAATGACGAAATAGAGAACAGGTACTGCTGAAAGAGCATGAAGATAAATACCGGCAGAGGAGAACAGGAAACTGttcaattttaaaaaccaaCGTAGGCAGAACAGACTGGATACAGCTGAAATATTGGGATTATGACTCACATCTACAAATCTTGGCTGGCATCTCACAGAGGACGTGGTAAGCTCTATGCTACTGAA is a window encoding:
- the SHLD1 gene encoding shieldin complex subunit 1, with protein sequence MTAMQPLAEPWKIFLSVTQVLGKQAGTAGLEMTLQLEALPGYQSPIQGESNVPSAVPVSFSAGGTERANMRCYPKAGLCEPTEPNNSALSWMYEHVSAEDTSIRKSLHGFYKMYCKKWPDRSDPTYEAASRCLSQKISELANQDGTKYASRCLQMAQVVLNRDGCKIFPNHPTTACFSKPAEEVMLEDRKRTPGLSDDILQFLLKQTRTEHSPDVSHEK